In Myxococcota bacterium, a single genomic region encodes these proteins:
- a CDS encoding ferritin-like domain-containing protein produces MPRHDPLYDTVDRDNFLAMIETDRYGARSDAFDAIISATEDHFWDPTDPAYIDYREPFDLREETILPRDMVVELNCAVADRLDEGQKIQLANANAQFMLSSILHGEQGALSLSASLCQILREPGAQEYAANQAREEARHVTGFSNYVAARFGTPLRSGPTLASLLDQIVRSEKVYKKLVGMQMLVEGLAMGAFATLHARTNDPMLRRLVQLVMTDEAFHHKFGKIWADRTVPNLTNEEHEQVEDWAAQCFQTLLFNLVNAEQKQEIYAPFGLDWQWVRSAVMEAFGDEDRRETLTQQTNIFRVLIKTLLKAGIITERTRSVYATWVDMEELHREDDEVVGQEVADEGIAMLRDINRNRKKMTRKRA; encoded by the coding sequence ATGCCCCGACACGACCCGCTCTACGACACCGTCGACCGCGACAACTTCCTGGCCATGATCGAGACCGATCGCTACGGGGCCCGCAGCGACGCCTTCGACGCGATCATCTCGGCCACCGAGGATCACTTCTGGGATCCCACCGACCCGGCCTACATCGACTACCGCGAGCCCTTCGATTTGCGCGAGGAGACGATCCTGCCGCGCGACATGGTGGTCGAGCTCAACTGCGCCGTCGCCGATCGGCTCGACGAAGGCCAGAAGATCCAACTGGCGAACGCCAACGCCCAGTTCATGCTGTCGAGCATCCTGCACGGCGAGCAGGGCGCGCTCTCGCTCTCGGCGAGCCTCTGCCAGATCCTGCGCGAACCCGGCGCTCAGGAGTACGCCGCGAATCAGGCACGCGAGGAAGCGCGCCACGTCACGGGCTTCTCCAACTACGTCGCCGCCCGCTTCGGAACGCCGCTGCGTTCGGGTCCGACCCTGGCGAGCCTGCTCGACCAGATCGTCCGCTCCGAGAAGGTCTACAAGAAGCTCGTCGGCATGCAGATGCTGGTCGAAGGGCTGGCGATGGGCGCGTTCGCCACGCTGCACGCGCGCACCAACGACCCGATGCTGCGCCGCCTGGTGCAGCTGGTCATGACCGACGAAGCCTTCCACCACAAGTTCGGGAAGATCTGGGCCGACCGCACGGTCCCGAATCTCACCAACGAGGAGCACGAGCAGGTCGAGGACTGGGCCGCTCAGTGCTTCCAGACCCTGCTCTTCAACCTCGTGAACGCCGAGCAGAAGCAGGAGATCTACGCGCCCTTCGGCCTCGACTGGCAGTGGGTGCGCAGCGCCGTGATGGAGGCGTTCGGCGACGAAGACCGGCGCGAGACCCTCACCCAGCAGACGAACATCTTCCGCGTCCTGATCAAGACCCTGCTCAAGGCCGGCATCATCACCGAGCGCACGCGCTCCGTGTATGCGACTTGGGTCGACATGGAGGAGCTCCACCGCGAAGACGACGAGGTCGTCGGGCAAGAGGTCGCGGACGAGGGCATCGCCATGCTGCGGGACATCAACCGCAACCGGAAGAAGATGACCCGCAAGCGGGCCTAG
- a CDS encoding metallophosphoesterase produces the protein METWAREFFWVCVAVVAVGVPLYAARVRGSTYAGFAAVILLFSLPGALWSEARLAGLAGGGSARWVSVGFALGTLAAGWHLAHLVRARLRGPVFRWLVSVPGQAFVAAGFVAIGWALLLSPFRLGLWAAGADAWLTALRWLDLVPFVLALGSIRTSLLPRVEHVQVQLAPAPHDRAEAFVRAPVVRQRGWPAPAASGAEPGLRIVQITDPHLGPWQPVARLQRSLESLLESDPDLVLLTGDFLTMEGQGTPGALGEALAPLRAVQDRCYAIFGNHDHEAPDEVRGALEQCGADLLIDDARRVDTRCGPVQIIGADYVGRGRGEHLAGLLARFPREPDALRLLLLHDPLGFREIAPGEVDLTLSGHTHGGQVGLVSFGLDWTVLGRTRWPDHGFFAQGSNRLYVHRGTGFYGFPLRIGVPGEHSVLELLPHATR, from the coding sequence GTGGAAACGTGGGCGCGCGAGTTCTTCTGGGTCTGTGTGGCGGTCGTCGCCGTCGGGGTCCCGCTGTACGCGGCGCGCGTGCGCGGGAGCACCTACGCCGGCTTTGCCGCCGTGATCCTGCTGTTTTCGCTGCCGGGCGCCCTGTGGAGCGAGGCGCGTCTGGCGGGGTTGGCCGGCGGCGGGAGCGCCCGCTGGGTGTCCGTGGGCTTCGCCCTGGGCACGCTGGCTGCCGGCTGGCACCTCGCGCATCTGGTCCGGGCGCGTTTGCGCGGGCCCGTCTTCCGCTGGCTGGTGAGCGTTCCCGGCCAGGCCTTCGTCGCGGCGGGCTTCGTCGCGATCGGCTGGGCCCTGCTGTTGTCCCCCTTCCGGCTGGGGCTGTGGGCCGCGGGTGCCGACGCATGGTTGACCGCGCTTCGCTGGCTCGACCTCGTGCCCTTCGTCCTCGCGCTGGGATCGATCCGGACCTCGTTGCTGCCCCGGGTCGAACACGTGCAGGTGCAGCTCGCCCCGGCGCCCCATGATCGCGCCGAGGCCTTCGTCCGGGCGCCGGTCGTGCGCCAGCGCGGCTGGCCGGCCCCGGCTGCGTCGGGCGCGGAGCCTGGGCTGCGCATCGTCCAGATCACCGATCCCCATCTCGGGCCGTGGCAGCCCGTGGCGCGTTTGCAGCGCAGCCTCGAGTCACTCCTCGAGAGCGACCCGGATCTCGTCCTGCTCACCGGCGACTTCCTGACGATGGAAGGGCAGGGCACGCCAGGAGCACTGGGAGAAGCGCTCGCCCCGCTGCGCGCCGTGCAGGATCGTTGCTACGCGATCTTCGGAAACCACGACCACGAGGCGCCCGACGAGGTGCGCGGCGCACTCGAGCAGTGCGGCGCCGACCTCCTGATCGACGACGCCCGCCGGGTCGACACCCGCTGCGGCCCGGTTCAGATCATCGGGGCCGACTACGTCGGCCGCGGTCGCGGCGAACATCTCGCGGGCCTGCTCGCACGCTTCCCCCGCGAACCCGACGCCTTGCGCCTGCTGCTCTTGCACGACCCACTGGGCTTTCGCGAGATTGCGCCCGGCGAAGTCGATCTCACCTTGTCCGGGCACACCCACGGTGGTCAGGTTGGCTTGGTCTCCTTCGGCTTGGACTGGACGGTCCTCGGGCGCACACGCTGGCCCGACCACGGGTTCTTCGCCCAGGGCTCGAACCGCCTCTACGTTCACCGCGGGACGGGCTTCTACGGGTTTCCCTTGCGCATCGGAGTCCCCGGGGAGCACTCGGTCCTCGAGCTGCTGCCCCACGCCACGC